aaatgtgttaaatttgTCTGTGTTTCAAGTTTTGAACCTGACAAAAAGGGTTaacttcattgtttttgttgttgttgtattgtaacaatttagtgtaattttttGCTCTCATGCACCTTTGAAGTTTAAAAGAAAGTGTCTTCAAAAGCTACTGTctgttttatgttaaaaaaatacaatacaaataaatgtttgtgtatatgaaaaaaaaagaaagcaggagaaggtaaaaatatatttttacaaagcGTTTGGTTTCAATTTAatcacaacacttttttttgaactttttgctTAAACCACTTTTGTTTGATCTGTGTTGCAGGTTTTAACCCTGAAGAACCCTGGATCACATTTTTCCgccatttattttgtatttgtgtgtttatttattcattcattcattcatattttttattttttgttttgtttttggtcactgttaattaaaatgaacacatttagaGAAGATACAAACAAGTGCATCCAAAACAAATCAATGATCATGCATTTTTCAACCTAAATGAATACAAAGGACTCgtaaataagaaattacaagataataataaattgtaaacaTAGAATAACAAGAACCCTTTAAAAAGAGAACATATTACACATTAAACAAGTGCAAAGCTTCATGTATGGTACACTTTGGGAGTAAGAACATATTTAAGAGTATTATCAAGTTCATAAAACTCcacaaaatagtaaaaaaaactttttgctcGTCTTCTTTTTGAAGTGCATTTTAAAGAAGTAATGAATTACCAgtattttctatgtttttattattaaaacttaaatagtCCGAAAAATTTGATGTTTATGactttatttactatttatAAATCGTATATCTACTAAAGGTTAAGTAGATTCAGGAGGGTCATTACAAAAGCTACAGTTATTATCAATATTTGATAATGCATTATTGACCCGAACAACAATCTCATGACGTAAGAGCGTCGGGGAGACGTCACAGCCGCGCGCAAATAGGATTCcctgagagggagagagagggagagagagagagagaaaagaaaagaagcccTCGCGCCTAAGAGGATTGACGTTTCTATATGTGTCTCTGTGGTGACTTGTCGCGTGCGCTGTGGGTCTAGAGTCGCGGTGGAAGTCTCCCAGGTTGAATCGGAAGtgaacaggaggaagatgagcagAGGGATCGACTACAGCGCCTGGGATCACATCTATGTGTCCGACGATGAAGAAGCCACCAGTCCTTTCGTGGACACCCCGAGCTTGTTCCGAATGAGACACCGGGTCAGCAGAGAACCCTGTTCTAGCTGTGGAGTTTAGTCACCAGGTGTTCCGTTGAAACGTGGACTGTAACAGTCCACTGTTGTGTAGCTCAGTTACTTCCAAACTGTAAAGTGCTGTCTTGCCTTTCCTTTGTTGTGTGATTGATTAATCATGACGTGTAAtcatttaatctatttttaatgtaaCCTAAGAACTGCtgtgaaaagcctcattttggGTTCATTTAAATTTCTGACATTGTGTCACAGTAAAAGGACAAAATACAATTAATGAAGTTTCTCTATTATAACAGACTTTCAACCTTTAATTTTACACCACCAAGGGGGATTTTATTAATCTAGAGAtacgggggaaaaaaatcaaatacaagttctttaaatttaaataaagtttctgaAGGAATCATTATCCAACAACAGGTTTTAGTCACAATAAAGGTGTAAATAAATCACaacattattttcattcaaaGCACTTGCTTGGATAATtcagtttatcaaaaaaaaattgctttatttCCACAATTTTCCAGAACTTCTGTGTAAAATCTTTTTGGACTGTTTAGCTTTTGAAATGCAAATATACTTCCAATATAttgaacaagttaaaaaacacaGCATATTTGTAgttcataataataatgatttcatatttactctgttcttttttgttAGATCTAAagcattaaaattaaaagtttttgtaGAATAAGATCCTTTACATTGCAGGAATAATGAGCATGTTATGATAACACCCAAATCAAATTGTGCATAAGCCACATGAACAGTCACCATTGTAATGATGGTCAGATCCTTCGAGGACTAGTTCTGAACGTATAAGATTCCTTTACGGATATTCTACTATCACATGACCCGATTAGGAAAACTCCAGAATGCTTGAAGTGTAGAGGATTGTCATTTTTATACAATTCTCATACCTGGAATGGCTTGGACTTGCATTGGTGTTGGTACTTAAAGTAACATAGTTTTTTGAAACGTGCTTAAACTgtgaaataacagaaaaaatgctAGAAAAAGCCAGTTTTCTCCAAACCTATCTCTCATGGTTCAGATCAAGAAGAGGCTCACAATaaattaatttgtgttttaGGCATGTTTATTTGCTTTCTAATGTCCAGACTGCCTTTTCTTGTCACAAATACTTTCTGAAAAATGTACTGTAATGTATTTGGTTTGACGCTCTTCTTTAACCTTCTTTTGATAACTTTTATCCACTCTGGAACATCAGTCCCGGCTGGAGAAAATGGCAGCATTCCAGCAGAGAGGAGAAGATCTGCAAACTAACTTTGCAGAATGCCAAAGGCTCCTAGAAGAAACCCAGAGACGTCTCCGATACCTGCAGGACGGAATGAAGGATCGAGAGGCAGACGAGGAGAAAGAGGCTGAGCTGAAGAAAGTCCAGTCTGAGGTGGAGAAACTGAAACAGGATGAAAAGTCATTTCAGTTACTGATGGAGGACCATCAGCGAGAGGAAAAGAAACTGCCCTGGAATGTCGACACCATCAGCAAAGAAGGTTTCAGCAAGGTAGCGACGGTTTGTGCATGACATAAGGTGGGATCACTCCTCTGATTTCCTGATTCATCCATGTGTCCTCATTTCTAGAGTGTATTCAACATCAACTCTTCAAGGAAACAGGAAACACTGGAAGAAAAAGTGGAGAAGCACAAAACTTTTGTGGAGAAGTATGCAGAGGAAATCAAGCATTTTGGTACTAACATTAATGCCagatttttcattcttttctttggTATTACAATTTACTCATACACGTTTACATTTATGTGccctaaatgttttaaaatactaGATATACTTTATTGTTGTTACTATTCATAACTAAATTAACAACATTTATGATTGATTTCATTTAGATGAGTTTTAgttatgtaatgtttttttttgtatttttgtatgtttagcaAGTCATGATTCCAGTCATGTTTGTCACCATCCCTGAGAAATATGCTCATGTTCTGATAGTTATCACGTTTTAAACGAATGGTCTCTCATGAGAAAAGTTCATTTCTTTTAATATGTGAACGAATGGGGTACAGCCTTAACATTTTAGAACTgtccaaataataataataataataataaaaataataataataataatgataaagcAGTGAATGCTGGGATTTGTATTTGCTGTGGGGGAAAAGGATGGAACAGGAAATATTCAACATAATGTTAATGACAGTAAACTAAAGGTTCTGGCCAGACTTTAGCATCATTACTCAAACTCAATACATTTATGTCTCACAACCTGTTGCACATTGTTCAAAGTGGGAGAGAACCTCAGTTAAAGGGGATATGAATAGAATTAAAGTAACTAACTGCTTTATTTGTAATGTGGGGACTTCTGTGAACAGGTATGTTGCGGCGTTGGGATGACAGTCAGAAATATCTATCTGACCACCCACACTTGGTGTGTGAAGAGACAGCGAATTACCTTGTTGTCATCTGTATTGATTATGAGATAGATGAGGTAAGTGctgacagaagaaaaatgagcaaagtCTGCCTGTTCACAATGCCTGAATGTCCTTACAGAAACATGCACTCATGGAGCAGATTGCCCACCAGGCTATTGTCATGCAGTTCATTTTGGATTTAGCCCGAACGCTCAGTATTGACCCAAGAGGCTGTTTCAGGCAGTTTTTCTCCAAAATCAAGGTCTGTCTGAACTCTTTACTGTCTCAAACCCAAgtgaaaagccttttttgtgGGGCTTGTTGCAGCGTTTTGATTCCTTTTTAGACTGCAGATAAGCCATATCAGGATGCCTTCAATCATGAACTGGAGCTGCTGAAGGAACGGATCTGCAAATGTGCACAGCTTCGTATGGATGGTGCAATGAAAGAGctggaagaagaggagaagcAAACAAGACTTGGTCCAGGGGGGTTAGACCCGGTGGAAGTCTATGAATCCCTACCAAAGGTAAACCAAGGAACATATCTTTAACCTACTGCAGTGTTTCACCTCTTTCCAATacataaagactcactctgatcatcttttgatttattttcaaagtgttccaagtggttgtttaattatgattgtgccatttttctgccCAAATCAAAAGACCTGTGTTAATTTCCCagagcatagtttctgcagggcagcagtagttcattggaaattctcTTCTATGATGTGTAGGTGGGACCACACCCCTCTTCCCTTTCCTGCTGTTGAAAGTTCTCTGTTTACTCACTCTaatgctagcttacagcccctcacacccccaatctaacattagaagtgcaacaaaaatggcaaacaatattggagcaatccagttggacagttttgagccagatggcagctcatatgaagaaaatgaagacatacatggatttaGTCGTCTACAGGTGGACGCATCAAAATTGGGTGGAGCAGCATGTTCTCTACTTCACAAAAATTCCCATCctccattattagaaaaatgccacaagaacatgttaaaaacaccaaaaacacaattttgatttgaaatggttatttcaagcaatcaaggaATAATGCACgtaacaatacaatcatcagttatacattcattcaaagacgtatcaaacttaggataattagatattaaatcaaagattgcttgaaaaagAGTCAAAGGAAGGGAACTTATATCAttccacccctgttctaccgtaacaattttattacatgatttatcattgtccggttcataacttttcatCTCTTATCAATGCcttaccaacacagtttcaTCAGCATCAATACATCACATGACAATGATGAATTAATTCACAATTATGTCAAGTAGACATAACTATTTTGTATAATAACATACCACatacagatcagttatctaaaatatattcagattattttcattagaaaaatcatgtttatgattaaaaacaacatcatcagaaaataaacataacaaatcaagactttttggagcaagtgaattAATACAACGAGAAAGCAATCattttaaccatcttcaataattgataaggatatttttcttgttttcgtttttataataaggtaatgctgtgatataaaaagggtccatatattttaattggaatgggtctttaagagaTTTAACACTAACAAAGTGGGTTCTATTCAATGGCGATAATAGTGTAGTTGCTACCATGTTACTATATTATATCTCTTTAGGAAATACAAAGAAGCTTTGATGAGAAAAACATTCAGATGCTGCAGGAAGCTATGAACAGGATGGACCCGGAGGTCAgtgcatgtgttcatttctcATCAGTAAACTGTTTTATTCCGGTTCCTTCGTTTGAAACCTCAGGTTTCCTTTTTGACTGATCATTTTACTTCTCTTGCTATGAGGTGTTCTTTTTTCTGCCCTCTgagccaaaaacaacaacatatgaATAAACACAACAGTGAGATGtcacattttcacatttatgtCAAAGGACTGCATTCCTCTCTCCTGAAAACAACCAACAcaacaatgttttttcatttgaccTGAACTTCTTGCTGTTGTTGTTATTCCTGCTTTTCTGGGAAAAGAGAAGATCacacaaataaatgtttatgtCTTTCTAATTTCCAGTCCaatttataataaaatgttttctatttctTCACCCTCccttacatacatttttaaaaagtcagtttTCAGCTGATGCTGCTTTTcaattttgagttattttttgttaaacaagCATTAAGCTGATAGAGGCTTGTTGATATTCTGACGGTGTGTTAAGTAATAAAAAAGAGAGATATGTCTTTACCGAAGAAGGAATGAGGTCTTCAACTGACAGAAAAGAGTCTGCTTTTTCTCACTACAGGTGAGGAAAATTCTCATTCAGTTATTGTCGAATCAGTTCTTTGAACTATTATCGATCTGTGGATTTTTGTGTGATGAATTCCAGAATAAGATTTGATAGActcgttttttttccaaaattgaAAAGAtcatataaaaattaaatatagaaaaataataatgaagtaCAATAGCTAAGTCTTTTAAGTTTTCATCTTTATGCCTTCAATTCATAAAGGTACATAATTGATTTAACTTACtgcaaacttttataaaaaaaaaagcttagttTTTAGCAAATCAAAGCAGTGAATCTCTTCTGAGCTCCATGGCTGCTGATATGAGAGATGAATATGATTCACTTCTTATAAATCAACATTGACGAGTGAATGGCTGCAAGGTTTTCAGTGTGATCTGtatgaatttaaaatgatttgctGCCTGCAGAAAGCTGATTGTTTTTGCACAGATCAATGATTTATTGTGATAATAATTTGATTTGTACAGGAAGGCAGATACCATATAAGGAGGTGCATTGACTCTGGATTGTGGGTCCCTGATGCaagagaggatgaggaggaggagtacgaggaggaagagggggaaGATTAAATAAATGGAGTAAAAGCTTAACTTACAGTACCAATAGATATTTTTAGCTACTCAAAATGTATTATCAAAGATTATTTGTCGTCTACAACAGGTTTGCAAATAATTGTTAGTATGTTCCTTTTTgcaaaatatatgtatatgtcaactaataaatcccttttttaaaaggaagtaagtttgttaaatgtttatttaactttttaaaatcatcacATGTAGTATTTTGATatcatttaaaattattatcaaatttAGGAGTGGCAGACGtaaaaaattgtgtattttttgtacatttttaggaTAGGCCAATAGTTGTATTTTAAACATTCTTAACTTTTGTATCTATAAaactaatttttctttatttttatgtaaccaGTCCCTAAATGATAACATCtcactgtttgtttttagcttttttttcaccTGGACTGTGCCTGTTTGATAAAAATGCTGAAACATAACCTTGacaagtatattaaaaaaagactggTTCTATGTTTTCAACCCATTCAACTTGCTTACGAGTTAGTTTAACATCATGTCAAATTTTAAGCAGGATCATGGTTGTTGATTAGGGTAGGGTGCATTGGAGTGCATgttaacccatgtgctatccggtgtggtcaagatgaccattgacgtgttctccctaccatgacaaagtggataaaggtggaaaggatttcatgtaatccatggaaaccagtgaagatcactaatcattgaagaaaaaagttcagtgcactgtcttgtggggtctagatgacccacctcccaatgttaaagtacctaggatagcacaagggttaaatgaaagtTGGATCCAGACCAGGGTTTattggtttgctttttttttcacaagtatAAATGCTCGTCTGAACTCTGGTCCTCCTCAGAGGTCCTTctcacactcaaaaaaaggaaattaccagccaattaagttaacgaaaaagtaacttgtcatttcaaccagaaaattttatgtttgtaaatcttacgtgaatgaatcatgtcgattgtacataaaaagaatccatttaaaagttactaatttcaatcatgttgatccaacatgataccattaaattggatgcattagtaatcgcaaggaattgtgggataccattttctttgtctatctgggcagatttgggtctaagtgtgagtttttgtccatgggttttattgtctagctgttttactctgttttaactagtgatttaaactgttatgtttatttttttttgcaccatgagttaaagtttggtagaggatgaagaccaacccccttgtgtggcaaactgttaatgttccaatacttaacacagagttcgcggtaattgagctcctgtcttgtgatggactttgctgggtaattcatgtctttgatgtgaaaattagaagacccattggttgtaactttggaacaacatatcaattacagatgaataaataaaattatagaaataaatagaaattcaagttaaataaacttaatttacttaggtgtgaccaattgaagtgattcaattaaattggatcaacttttttctttttagagtgagcaacaatatcaatttaaagttgggtgcaactgctctatttaaattgaatcaacttaaatttattagtttgaacctaaatacattaagttgacccaacctaaattcattaagttgagccaacctaaataaattaagtaggaccaacatgattcatttttgttcaagtaacgcaatctaatcatgtggaaatcctttccataatttttttatgttcatttaaagtgaacgttttttgagtgcaGAGGAATGGTCTCAGGTTCACATCAGGATGAACTAAAAATCACACTATACATTGCAATGTGAATACCTCTCTTCTACTCGTTTAAACACCAAGCATCTTATTGGGACTGGAAGTTCGTCTGCTCAAAACCAAGCATAGTCATacctaatattttaaaaatgggacccaatgcctccctacTTGACACTCAGCATCAATGAGTTGGTTCCTGAATTCAGCTGTGTCTGCTGCTCACCGCTCCCCACACACCTAGGTGCATAACAGCTAACCAGACtgtgactttaacccttgtgatatcttagatgaccccacccttacattgacgggttattcctactatgacaaaggtggataaaggtggaaagatttcatgtaatccatggacaccagtgaagatcacaaatcattgaagaaaaaaggttcagagcatcCTCTACTGTCTGCAGGAAAGGGCAGGGCTGCCTGTTCTTCCTGAGGAGGTATTTTGATGTCTGCAGCAGCATGCTCCACATGTTTTACTTGCCTGGGGTGGCATGCATCTTCATATTTGCTGCAGTCTGTTGGGGCAGCAGCCTAAAATAGAAGAACTGCAGGAGACTGGACAGGCTGATAAACAGGGCCGGTTCCGTTCTGGGAGGGGAGCTCACATGAGACTGTGGTGGAGGTGAAGCTGGAAAGTAAGTTCATTTCTGCAAGGAATAACATTAACTATCATCCACACAACTATCAGGTTTTTTTTGACAGGAAATGACAAAGATGCTGCCCAAAGCATAACAAGATTATGTGACACCTTCTGCAGCTTctatttacatttaaacaaaaaagaggcATTTTCAGAATTATTTATACCCTTTGCAAATTGTCAGTCTATGACAGTCCAAAGCTCCACATCAGGGCTGTCCAACATTGCTATCCATATGATCCacaccctgtctgttttccagccCTCACTGCACTGCTTGCTGCCAGTAACCTGGCTCAGatatgtccatccatccatccatccatccatccatccatccatccatccatccatccatccatccatccatccatccatccatcaaattatttttttaatctaattgtGTAACTCAATATTAGTGCTGAACAAAGATTGCACAAAATAATGACTTTTTGCTTACACTAATAATTATCTTGAACAAGAAATGCGAATTCTTTTAAACGAGATGGATCTTCCGTAATTATTTTTTCTACTGTTGTTCCTTTACAATTCCGATTA
The sequence above is a segment of the Oryzias latipes chromosome 1, ASM223467v1 genome. Coding sequences within it:
- the LOC101168433 gene encoding hsp90 co-chaperone Cdc37-like; the encoded protein is MSRGIDYSAWDHIYVSDDEEATSPFVDTPSLFRMRHRSRLEKMAAFQQRGEDLQTNFAECQRLLEETQRRLRYLQDGMKDREADEEKEAELKKVQSEVEKLKQDEKSFQLLMEDHQREEKKLPWNVDTISKEGFSKSVFNINSSRKQETLEEKVEKHKTFVEKYAEEIKHFGMLRRWDDSQKYLSDHPHLVCEETANYLVVICIDYEIDEKHALMEQIAHQAIVMQFILDLARTLSIDPRGCFRQFFSKIKTADKPYQDAFNHELELLKERICKCAQLRMDGAMKELEEEEKQTRLGPGGLDPVEVYESLPKEIQRSFDEKNIQMLQEAMNRMDPEEGRYHIRRCIDSGLWVPDAREDEEEEYEEEEGED